TGCCGCAGATACTGTCGGCGTTCAACTGTTTGCCACTAGCGGCAATAATCCGAAAAAAGTTTTTCTGCGTTCACTCGGGACTCTCCCCAGACGTGTCACATGTAGACGACATTGCACTGATTCACCGCTTCCGGCACATTCCAACGCGAGGGGCGATGTGTGATATGGTGTGGTCTGAGCCGGATTGGGACACCAACAATCAGCTGTACAACAATGTTGAGGAGCCTTCGGGCGAGACATATGTTCCACGACTCGGTTTGTTCGAGACACGACCACTCTTCATCACGAACAAGCAACGGGGTCTCAGCTACGTGTTCAACTTTGCGTGTGCAAAACGTTTTGTATCGGCGAACAACCTTCTCTGTATCATTCGAGCTCACGAGGTTCATGAGCTTGGGTTTAAACTGTATCGCCCGCACCCAAACCACCTGTTCCCTTGCATAatttctctcttttcggcTCCAAATTACTGTTCCAGTTTCGGCAACAAAGGCGCAGTTTTAGTGGTTTCAAAGGAAACTATCTGCTTCAAGCAGTTCGAGCCTTCGCCTCATCCATGCGTACTGCAAGGTCGAAACGCATTTTCGTGGTCTCTACCTTTCTTGGAGAGCAACCTCATGTCCATTTTCCTGACCCTCTTGTCAGGCTCCGATTATGACCCAACGATTGCTGACAGATCTGAAAAGGGCTCCAGcaacggagagggaggtgtCACGCCACTCATTTGAAGCATTAATGATGATGGCACACTTCTTGGAGCAAAGGGACGCGCTTGCGCATGTAGTGGATCTTCGAGCCCCCGCCTCATACGCAACAGCGGCCATTTACCCCTCTTGCTTTTTGCTGCGCATTTCTGTAATGGCCACATCCTGGTTCTTTCttgctttctcttccttcttttgGTGTCGCTTTTGCCCTCTCAAATGCAGACCACGAAACACGACTGGGCTCTCTTCAAGTTCTTGGAGCACGAAGGTGCAA
This genomic stretch from Leishmania donovani BPK282A1 complete genome, chromosome 36 harbors:
- a CDS encoding serine/threonine protein phosphatase 2B catalytic subunit A2, putative; the encoded protein is MSRPNVKCSAVGSRNLNSTSVERNTLRSDGKLSLENIMLQFLCGEQLRLEYAMEIVQQAALVLRTEPNTLSINDTVVVVGDIQGQYYDLVKILAACGSLDTTKYLFLGNYIGNGGFNLECILFLLAAKVAHPHSIFLIRGSNESKFMADVLQLGKECQLKYSSTLLPQILSAFNCLPLAAIIRKKFFCVHSGLSPDVSHVDDIALIHRFRHIPTRGAMCDMVWSEPDWDTNNQLYNNVEEPSGETYVPRLGLFETRPLFITNKQRGLSYVFNFACAKRFVSANNLLCIIRAHEVHELGFKLYRPHPNHLFPCIISLFSAPNYCSSFGNKGAVLVVSKETICFKQFEPSPHPCVLQGRNAFSWSLPFLESNLMSIFLTLLSGSDYDPTIADRSEKGSSNGEGGVTPLI